Genomic window (Bradyrhizobium sp. 186):
ACCGGTGCGGGAGCGACGATATTGGTCAGAACCGGCGCCCTGCTGCCGGGATAGCCGACGATGGCCTGCGTCACTCTGTGGTCCTCTTGATCGACGGGTTGCGGTGCGACTTGTAACTAGCCCGCGGTCTGCCGCTCCGACGTTCGTAGCGTGGGGTAGCGCGCCGCCAATTCCTCGAAGAGTTCTCGCACCAGCCCGGCATCTTCTTCGTGCCGGCCCGCTTTGAGGCGGGCGTCGAGCGCGTCGAACAGCTGGTGCTTGACGAAGAACCGCCACGCGACCGGCAGACGTGCCAGGATGCCGGTGAGTTCGCGATAGCGGGCCTCAGTCCAGCGCGCCTCGAAGGCGGTGCGATAGCTGCCGAAATCGAACACGTCCTTCTGCCGTTCCGGGCGCGCCTTCTGCATCTCCTGGCGCAGCTTGCGCGTCCCGTCCTCATCGACGCGGTTGCCGTCGATGACGACGCCGTACAGCCGGCGCGAGGCCTCGACCGTGACGTAGCCCGAGAGAACGTCGATCAGTACGCGGCGCGGCTCGCGCAGGAGAGGATCGCCAAATCCTCCAGCCCCCGCGCCGACCAGGCGGATCCGGTCGCCGGGCCTGCAAGGCACCACGTCGGTATTGCCGAGCGCCTCTGCGTCCGGCCGGTCGGGATTTCGTGTGAAGATCGCATTGGCGCCTGCGCCGCCACCCAGGACACCCCACGACGCGAAATACGTGCGGTCGCGATTGCGCGCCGTGACGGTGGTGCCCGGCGTGAACACCTCGAACTCCATCGTGAGGCCGAGCCCGCCGCGATAGGTTCCGGCACCGCCGGAGTCGGCCGCAAGGCAATAGCGCCGCACACGGATCGGCACTTCCAGCTCGTTGATCTCGACCGGCGTGTTGCGCAGGAAGGCATTGTTGGCGCCCGAGCCATCGCTGCCGTCACCATCCGCCATGCCGCCAGCACCGCCGCCGACCGGTCCGAGCGAAGCCATGACGCTGCGCCCGGCCTGGTCCATCGTCTTCACCGTGACGATCGCCATCCCGCCGGCCGAACAGGCGGGCAGGCGCTTGGGAATGGCGCGCGAGAACACGCCGAAAGTCAGCATGTGCGTGATTTTGCAGGTCAGGCTGCGCATGCCGACGGCCGCCGGCGCCGTCGCATTGACGACAGTCCCCTCCGGCAGGATGCAGCGAACCACGCGATCGAGCCCGGAATTGAGCAGAATGTCGCTGTTCAGCGTGTACAGGACATAATGGAATCCAACCAGCGCGAGCGCGTGGCGCGGCATGCCGCCGGTCGGCATGTTCAGGGAGGAGGCGAGCTGCGGGTCGCTGCCCGTATAGTCCATGACGGCCCGGCCGTTGTCGATCGTCAGCGTCAGTGCGACGCGCATCGGCTTGCCGTCCTCGCTGTCCTCGTCGGCATATTCCGCAAAGAAATATTCGCCGTCGGGGATTCCCTTCAGAACCGCCTCGGCCTGCTTCTCGGCATAGTCCATCACCTGGTACATGCCGGCCTTGAAATCGTCGATGCCGAAGCGCTCGATGATCTCCAGCACGCGCTTCTCGCCGTTCACCAGCATGGCGATCTGCGCCAGTAGATCGCCGCGATTCTGCGACGGCGCGCGCACGTTCATCGCCATGATGTCGAGCAGGCCTTCGTCGAGCACGCCCTGATCGACGATCTTGCAGGGCGGAAAGCGGATGCCTTCCTGCTGGATCTCGGTCAGCCTGCGCGACAACGACGCCGGGACCGCACCACCCATGTCGGTGTTGTGGATATGGCCGCCGACATAGCAGACGATCTCGCCGCGATAGAAGATCGGCTTCCACATCAGGATATCAGGCGTATGCGTCGCCACGCTGCCGCTATAGGCGTCGTTGGTCATGCAGATGTCGCCGGGACGATACTCGCCGATCAGCGCCAGCACCGGACCGTAATCGAGGCCGATATACCACGTCGCTCCAAGCGTCTTCGGCGAGGCGAAGGCGAGCCCTTCAGGCGTGATCAGAGCGCAGGAGAAATCCTCGGTCTCCTTCACGAAGGTCGAGTGCGCGGTGCGGATCAGAGTGTAGGCCATGCTCTCCGCGGCGGCCATGCAGTAATTGGCGAAGATCTGAAGTGCGGAACCACTGAGTGCCATAACCTGATCCTTTAGGCCGTAGCGGCGAGATTGATGATGTGAAGATTGCCCCAGCGGTCGACGTTCACTTCGAAATCGGGGAGCACGCAGGTGGTGGTATCGTCCTGCGCGATGATCACGGGCCCCGCGAAGCGGTCGCCGGCTCGCAGCGCCTCTCGCCGATAGAGCGGCATCTGCCGCATCGCGCCGTCCATCCAGCACGGCACGGTGGCGGCGGGCTTTGCCGGCGCGGTCGCATCCGGGATCGGCGTGAGCACCGGGCGCGGCGTGCGAACCTTGGCCACGACGCGCAGCGCCACCACCTGGATGACGGCATCCTCGTCGTGGTAGCGATAGAGGCGCTCATGGGCCCGGTGGAAGGCGTCACGCAGTGCCGCGATGTCCCGCGTGCGCATGGCCTCCGCATCGAACGAGGTCTCGATCTCGAAGGACTGGCCCTGGTAGCGCATCTCAGCGGTGTAAGTCAGTTCCGGCACCGCTCTAGCGCCGACCTCGGCGCGCACCCAGCCGATCGCTTCCTGCTCCAGGGCCAGACGCGTGCGCTCGAGCGATTCCCAGTCGTCGTCTCCGAGCGTGCACCAGGCGACCGCGACGAAATCGTTGCGCGTATCTGCAATCAGACCGCCGAGCGCGCTCAGCACGCCGGGCGTCAAAGGTACGGTAATTCGTTCCATGTTGAGTGCGCGCGCGAGATGACAGGCGAGCATCGGACCTGCGCCGCCGAAAGCCATCAGTACGAATTCCCGCGGATCGATCCCGAAACGCGAGATCAGCCGGCTGATCCCCGAATACATGCCCGAGATCGAGACATTGATGATCGCCTCGGCAACGGCTTCGACCGACTCGCCAAGCCGCGCGGCGAGGGGAGCGATCGCCTCGCGTGCGGCGGCGACATCGAGCCTGACTGAATCATAGCCCAGCGCCGTCTGACCGAGCACGCCGATGGCGGCGAACGCATCGGTGATGGTGGGCTCGCGTCCTCCGCGTCCGTAGCAAACGGGGCCCGGACTCGAACCTGCGCTCTCGGGGCCAACTTTGAGCACGCCGAACGGATCCACGCGCGCGATCGATCCGCCGCCGTCACCGATCGAGGTGACGGAGACGGATGGGATGTGGATCTGATGGTCGCCGATATATTCGCCTGTCGCGTATTGCGGCTCACCTCCGACGATCAACGCGACATCCGCGGTCGTTCCGCCGATATCGAGGCTCATGACGTTCTTCTGGTCGCAAAGCTGCGCGACCCAGGCGGCGCCGATCACGCCGGATGCGGTGCCGGAAAGAACGATCTGGACACAATCCGTCTTGCCGCGTTCGGCACTCATCACGCCGCCGTTCGACTTGGTGACCTTGAGATCCGCGGTGACACCGGAGCTATGCAAGGCCGCTTGGAGCGAGGTCAGGTAGTTCGAGACCACCGGCTGCACGTAGCCGCCGATCACCGCTGTGTTGGTGCGTTCATATTCGCGGATGATTGGCCACACCTCGCTTGCGCAGGAGACGAAGAGCTCAGGCGCAGCCTCGGCGATGATCGCCCGCACCTGTCGCTCGTGCTCCGGATTCCGATAGGCGTGCAGCAGCGAGATCACGACGCCCTCGCAGCCGGTCCGCTTCAGCCCCGCCACGGCTTCACGCACGCTCGCAGTGTCGACGGGCTCGAGCTCCTTGCCCTCGGCGTCCAGCCGTCCGTCGATGCCGAAAGTGCGATAGCGCGGCACCAGCGGCTCCGGCCGTGCCGACATCAGATGATACATATCGGGGGTCTTCAGGCGCGCCAGCACCAGGACGTCCTCGAAATAGCGGTTGGTGATCAGCCCGAGGCGGATGCCCTTGCGCTGCACCACCGCGTTGACGCCGACCGTGGTGCCGTGGGTGAAATGCACGACCTCGGCTGGGTCGATGCCGTAGCGCTCGCCGAGCATGCGCATGCCATCGGCGACCTCGCGGCCCGGCGCGTCCGGACGCGAGAACACCTTGAGGCTGCGCACGGTGCCGTTGCTCTCATCGAGGACCGCGAAGTCGGTGAAGGAGCCGCCGATATCGACGCCTATTCTCAAACCCATAGTCCAGCTATCTCCTTTAAGTCTTGTCGAACCATGCCCGCGGGCGGGCAAGGCTTCAGCGGCGCTTCTCCATGTGGTCGCGCAGCTGGAAATAACTGCCGAGGATCGGCATGAACCACGTCTGGCCGCGATAGAGCGGGTGGGACGGCAACGGCGTGCCGAAGGCGTCTGACACGAGATCGTGCTCGCCCAGCAGATGGCGCGCCAGCCGATGGCCGAGCCAGGTCATTGTCGTGACGCCGCTGCCGTTGCAGCCGGCGGCGTAGTAGCAGCCTTGGGGGTCGCGCCCGAGATGGGGCAGGGCATCCAGGGTCACGGCAACCTTGCCGCCCCAGCTATGGCTCACCTTCACGTCGCGCAACTGCGGAAAGCGTTCGGTCATCTGTGCAAACAGTATCTTTGCGCT
Coding sequences:
- a CDS encoding hydantoinase B/oxoprolinase family protein; this translates as MALSGSALQIFANYCMAAAESMAYTLIRTAHSTFVKETEDFSCALITPEGLAFASPKTLGATWYIGLDYGPVLALIGEYRPGDICMTNDAYSGSVATHTPDILMWKPIFYRGEIVCYVGGHIHNTDMGGAVPASLSRRLTEIQQEGIRFPPCKIVDQGVLDEGLLDIMAMNVRAPSQNRGDLLAQIAMLVNGEKRVLEIIERFGIDDFKAGMYQVMDYAEKQAEAVLKGIPDGEYFFAEYADEDSEDGKPMRVALTLTIDNGRAVMDYTGSDPQLASSLNMPTGGMPRHALALVGFHYVLYTLNSDILLNSGLDRVVRCILPEGTVVNATAPAAVGMRSLTCKITHMLTFGVFSRAIPKRLPACSAGGMAIVTVKTMDQAGRSVMASLGPVGGGAGGMADGDGSDGSGANNAFLRNTPVEINELEVPIRVRRYCLAADSGGAGTYRGGLGLTMEFEVFTPGTTVTARNRDRTYFASWGVLGGGAGANAIFTRNPDRPDAEALGNTDVVPCRPGDRIRLVGAGAGGFGDPLLREPRRVLIDVLSGYVTVEASRRLYGVVIDGNRVDEDGTRKLRQEMQKARPERQKDVFDFGSYRTAFEARWTEARYRELTGILARLPVAWRFFVKHQLFDALDARLKAGRHEEDAGLVRELFEELAARYPTLRTSERQTAG
- a CDS encoding hydantoinase/oxoprolinase family protein, coding for MGLRIGVDIGGSFTDFAVLDESNGTVRSLKVFSRPDAPGREVADGMRMLGERYGIDPAEVVHFTHGTTVGVNAVVQRKGIRLGLITNRYFEDVLVLARLKTPDMYHLMSARPEPLVPRYRTFGIDGRLDAEGKELEPVDTASVREAVAGLKRTGCEGVVISLLHAYRNPEHERQVRAIIAEAAPELFVSCASEVWPIIREYERTNTAVIGGYVQPVVSNYLTSLQAALHSSGVTADLKVTKSNGGVMSAERGKTDCVQIVLSGTASGVIGAAWVAQLCDQKNVMSLDIGGTTADVALIVGGEPQYATGEYIGDHQIHIPSVSVTSIGDGGGSIARVDPFGVLKVGPESAGSSPGPVCYGRGGREPTITDAFAAIGVLGQTALGYDSVRLDVAAAREAIAPLAARLGESVEAVAEAIINVSISGMYSGISRLISRFGIDPREFVLMAFGGAGPMLACHLARALNMERITVPLTPGVLSALGGLIADTRNDFVAVAWCTLGDDDWESLERTRLALEQEAIGWVRAEVGARAVPELTYTAEMRYQGQSFEIETSFDAEAMRTRDIAALRDAFHRAHERLYRYHDEDAVIQVVALRVVAKVRTPRPVLTPIPDATAPAKPAATVPCWMDGAMRQMPLYRREALRAGDRFAGPVIIAQDDTTTCVLPDFEVNVDRWGNLHIINLAATA